Below is a genomic region from Planctomycetia bacterium.
AGCATGGCGTGAACATTGGTATGTTCGTCAAGCAGTTCAATGATGCTACCAAAGATCTCAAGGGAATGACAGTTCCCATTGTCATTACCGTTTATAACGATCGCAGTTTCGACTTTGTTGTGAAGAGCCCACCCGCTGCGATCCTGCTGAAGGTGGCTGCCGGCATTCCGCACGAGAAGAAAAAGGGAGCAGAACTGATCCCTGCTGCTGAGAAGAAGGGTGGCAAGTACAAAGCCTCGCAGGTCACCAAGGCCCAGGTGCGTGAAATTGCCACCAAGAAACTGGCTGATCTGAATGCACGCGATGTCGATCATGCCTGCCGCATTATTGAAGGCACCGCCCGGAGTATGGGCCTGAAAGTTGTCTAACCGAACCAGCAACAGAGCAAAGCTAGAACAAGAAGAAATAAGCCATGGCGAAGAAGAAAACCGATACAGAAGCACCAGCAACGGAAGCTGCTGCAGCGCCTGCTGCTGAAGAAGCCAAAGCCGAAAAGGGCAAAGCGCCTAAAGCTGAGAAGCCTGCCAAGGCTCCCAAGGCCAAAGCAGCCAAGTCTGATGAAGTCCCTGCTGATAAAGCTGCTGCGCCAGCAGCAGAATCACCAGCAACTGCTGCTGCAGAAGGAGTTTCTGCGGAACCCACCAAAAAGCGCGGTCGTCCTGGCGTGCCTCCTCGCCGAGGCAAAAAGCTGCGTGCGAAGATGGGCACGATTGCCAATGAAGCATCGAAGCTCGGACTGGTAGATTTCAAGAAAGCTGTCAGCTTTTTGAAGACTCACAAACGCGTGAAGTTTGATGAAACTGTTGAAGTGCACATGGCACTCGGTATTGATCCCAAGCAAAGTGATCAAATGGTCCGCGGCGCTGTACCACTGCCTCATGGTCTGGGTCGCAGCAAGAAGGTGCTGGTTTTCACCCAGGGTGAGAACGCAACCAAAGCCAAGGCAGCCGGTGCTGACTTTGTTGGTGCGGATGACTTGGCCAAGAAAATTACCTCAGAAGGTTTCACTGATTTCGATGTTGCCCTGGCTACTCCCGACATGATGGGTGTGGTTGGTCGCCTTGGTAAGGTGCTTGGGCCACGTGGCCTGATGCCTTCACCCAAGGCTGGTACCGTGGTGACTGGCGATATTGCTGCTGCCGTGAAGGAATTCAAGGCAGGCAAGGTTGAATTTCGGGCCGATGCAGGTGGCAATGTTCATGCTGCTGTCGGCAAGCTGAGCTTCGATGAAACCAAGCTCGTGGAGAATATTACCGCTTTTGTGGAGAGTGTGAAGGCAGCCAAGCCTGCATCCTCCAAGGGGCATTTCATCAAATCGCTGACGTTGTCCGCTACCATGAGTCCTGGTATCGGCATCGCAGTTGTTTAATACATGAGCTGTAAGCGATCAGGGTTCCTGATCGCCTTGCTGTGAAGGCGAAGGATATGAGTAAGCTTATCAAGCAGATGCAGATGGATGCGTTGAGCCAGTCGATTGGGGAAACCCGCGATATGGTTCTGCTCAACATGAGTGGCGTCCCTGCCAAAGACGAAAATGCCATGCGACTGGCGCTTCGCAAGAAGAATGTCCGTTTGCAACTGGTAAAGAATGCCCTGGCACGACGCGTGCTCAAGGACAAGGGCTTCAGTGGCCTGGATAACTACCTCAATGGCCCCACGGTAATTGCACATCCCATCCAGCAAACGGGTGGCGGGGTTTCTGAAGTAGCCAAGGAACTGGAAGCCTTCATCAAGAAATTCAGCAAGCAGATCTCAGCCAAGATTGCTGTTGCCGAAGGTTCGCTGGTTGATTTTGCCACTGCCCGAAGCATGCCAACCCGTGCGGAGGCATTGTCTACGGTGGCATCGGCCATCCTCGGACCAGGAAAGCAACTGGCTGCTGCGATGGTAGGCCCCGGCCGCAAGCTTGGTGGTGCTATCAAGAGCCTGGAAGAAAAAGGCAAAGCATAAGACAAAAAGTCCTGAGTGCTGAGTGCTGAGTCCTGAGTAATTCGATTCAGCGTTTGGCAGGCAGGCAAGTGATGTTGGGTGAAGGCTTCTATTCACGTGACATTGCTTGGTAAGTAACCCGACAGGCAGAGGTGATATTCTGATCGTGTTCTCAGCACTCAGGACTCAGCACTCAGCACTTTAAGACAAAACCGAGCGCGAAAGGAAAAGAACTATGTCCGTAGATTTAGCCGCAATGGCAAAACAGATTGCCGACCTGACACTGGCCCAGGCTGTAGAATTGACCAAGATTCTGAAGGAATCCCATGGCATTGAACCAGCTGCTGGTGGTGCTGTCATGGTAGCTGGCGCTGGCGCAGCTGCTGGTGGTGGAGAAGCCAAGGCCGCCGAAAAGACTGAATTCACTGTCAGTCTGGATGACGCCGGTGCTCAGAAGATTCAGGTCATCAAGGTGATTCGCGAAATCACGGGCCTGGGTCTGAAGGAAGCCAAAGATCTGGTTGACGGCGCTCCCAAGCCCGTCAAAGAGAACATTGCCAAGGATCAGGCAGAAGATTACAAAAAGAAACTCGAAGCTGCTGGCGCCAAGGTTTCGCTGAAATAGGCTGGAATCTG
It encodes:
- the rplK gene encoding 50S ribosomal protein L11; translation: MAKVVTGQIKLQCPGGAATPAPPVGPALGQHGVNIGMFVKQFNDATKDLKGMTVPIVITVYNDRSFDFVVKSPPAAILLKVAAGIPHEKKKGAELIPAAEKKGGKYKASQVTKAQVREIATKKLADLNARDVDHACRIIEGTARSMGLKVV
- a CDS encoding 50S ribosomal protein L1 codes for the protein MAKKKTDTEAPATEAAAAPAAEEAKAEKGKAPKAEKPAKAPKAKAAKSDEVPADKAAAPAAESPATAAAEGVSAEPTKKRGRPGVPPRRGKKLRAKMGTIANEASKLGLVDFKKAVSFLKTHKRVKFDETVEVHMALGIDPKQSDQMVRGAVPLPHGLGRSKKVLVFTQGENATKAKAAGADFVGADDLAKKITSEGFTDFDVALATPDMMGVVGRLGKVLGPRGLMPSPKAGTVVTGDIAAAVKEFKAGKVEFRADAGGNVHAAVGKLSFDETKLVENITAFVESVKAAKPASSKGHFIKSLTLSATMSPGIGIAVV
- the rplJ gene encoding 50S ribosomal protein L10: MSKLIKQMQMDALSQSIGETRDMVLLNMSGVPAKDENAMRLALRKKNVRLQLVKNALARRVLKDKGFSGLDNYLNGPTVIAHPIQQTGGGVSEVAKELEAFIKKFSKQISAKIAVAEGSLVDFATARSMPTRAEALSTVASAILGPGKQLAAAMVGPGRKLGGAIKSLEEKGKA
- the rplL gene encoding 50S ribosomal protein L7/L12; this encodes MSVDLAAMAKQIADLTLAQAVELTKILKESHGIEPAAGGAVMVAGAGAAAGGGEAKAAEKTEFTVSLDDAGAQKIQVIKVIREITGLGLKEAKDLVDGAPKPVKENIAKDQAEDYKKKLEAAGAKVSLK